The segment TAATCTGCCTCCAGATCCTTCAGCAAATATTCTTGAAGATCCTGTGACAGAGAAAACAACCACTGAAGAGGGCAGTTCTAAACTaactgaaagtctgaaaccATGACAAAGTTATATGTACAAACAACGCCTCCAGGCTCTGTACTGTGATTACTCTTATTTTCTATTGAGCTACGAAATATTGTAGTATGATGAAGAACTATTGAACTaatggcaaaaatccaaaattagacaacatacggtACCTCATTTACAATTTACAACATAtcgtcgtatttacaattttaacatccgtattcggcacctcatttaTCAAAAATTGACTTTCAGTACACCGTACGCCGAAAAAACACGGGGCcggccatattcgacacataaggtgctgaatatggcactgtagtccatattcggcacctcatgtgccgaaaatcagttgtattcggcacatgaggtgtcgaatatgagctacagtgccatattcggcacctcgtgtgCCAAATATGGCCTATACCAGCTGCGGACACTTTGATGCTGTCATTTTATACCAGGAAGTGATGCATCACGTAACACTTCGTGCTTGTTATTTTATGCCAGAACCGACTGCGTCATGTAACGTCCGCCGACAAAGACAGAAAGAGGCGTGTTGCCATTTCATGTTTGAAACTCTGttatgtggtcacttcgtgtttAAAGATAGGGTCCGGATAGAGATGTTGTTATTTTATGTTTAAAGCTCTAGTCATTTCTTGTCTAAAAGCTAAGTCAAAACACTAATGTTAGGAATTGCCAAGTATcgataaaattagaaattattttctaatttaaatgTATATTTCAAAATTCTTAATTCACCATGTAGTCTCAAACGCTGTGAGCAGCCTTGAcacttagccatgtttgaagatgcacaatttaaaatatAGTAGTGGTAATATTCcaccttgtatcattgatctcaaGATGTATAGTGAATAGCACATAGCTGTTGattacctagatcatctcaagatggtggTAAAAAGTGGCGATGTAAACTAGTGAAAGAATGCCAGTtcatgctatcagggtaagatggttgtcgtcgcCGAGGTGGTGATTGGAAGTTGTGAGGATGGGTATAAGAAAATCCACCATAATCTTCAGGGTCCTCAGTGTCTTTCGGAGATGGAcgcctcggagggaggggtcgttgtggcatgaaattgtTGTCCTCattgtcatcttgagctatcacggtaggagcacgTCTTATTTCCTTGTTGGTTGTACGCCATGTCGATGTGGTGCATAAACGTCCACTTGTAGTGTTTTTTAAACCTTCTCCTTTATTGCTACTGGAACGTTGATGCATTGGtagcatgaaatcatcatcctcattagTCTCGTCAGTTTCTAGTTAAATAGTAGAGGGCgcccttgtaccccttaggttcgctgatcttcatCGTCTTCTATCGAACTAGGCATCACACCCccaccgaagagcatatacatcaccaagaaatttgtgatttctttgttgatcaactcagcGTCTTCCGGGAATGCCTaatgcaaaagaggagcatttgaatcaatggaaaaaagataagcagtgtgaccaaatagaaaatgatgaacctagatatgggatgcatactggttgGGCAACATCGTCattcttctttgcctcatagagaaatctagcacagaaggatggttgGTTAGTTCGCACACCATGAGATACATTTGACAtcgctcatgcaagagggccatAAGGTTgtcggtggttacatgttggagctGAGCGGTTAATGCAGAATAGAAGGGTCTCGTATACAATTTGgacacagcttggattaggttgttctccttaaagggatcatccttccatcCACGTACAACATGCAATGAGACATTTAAtactatatcgatcgttgtaggtgtcAACGAAAAGCTTGTACTAGAagatcccgccatagatttattgCTCCTTGACTAAACTATTCTGGCTTTGAGCACAAATCCCTCATtgtttaagaaacattaaatgCCATAATAATATGTAATAATGCTTAATAAATAAGTCATAAATACATTTATAtaccataattatttgacaaatattaaataaattaaaaataattacattaacaatacaaTGAATAAGATATAATAGACATAACTacgaaaataaaatgaataatacatgtatcatgaacaagtacaagtgcactgTCTACTCAATGATGATGACACCGCACGCAATCCCTAGGAGTGTAAGCATCTGGCGgatgtgtggccctcatcccagcgacATGCGCTGGCCCTTACTACGTGTGCCCTTGCTCGTCATTGTCATCATCCTGCCCTATTGGATCCCCACTAAATGTGTATCCAAACCCACTAACTCGGCCCTGTATGTACCATGTTGAAGGATCCTCACGCAGAAATGTGGATGCCTGTAGTACGTGCTCTGATGGAGTCCGATGTGCTGAAGTCTCACcatgctggtaccactgtgaatccccaagtgcatcgggatattggggaTATTAGCCGCTTAGAAGCTCGGCAAAGCTACCGACCTGCATTGTAGCAGtccagtcaaaatcatgtggGCCGCTCCAGTTAGGCGTCTACTGCGTAGAGTCAATGACGTCCTTGTGATGAATCGATACTACAGGCAGAGGTATCATCGTAGTCTAAGGAGGCTTTGTCCACTGCGGGGGCTGCAAACCCAGTGTACACTACTTGGGCTCAGGAGCCTCCCTACACTCCTCTACTTCAGCATGGGAacgtgacacatgatgctcTGCAGCCGAATGTGCCTCTTGCGACTGTGTCCGAACGGGTTCCTGACGGGCACTAGACGAGCGTCTGCTATGAGAGGCATGAGATGAGTCCATGGCTAGTAGGTCGTACCCCCTCGAATgcggggcacaaccacctagaccacgtaacGCAGACAGCAAgtgagaccctctcgtcctcatgtagttcTGGACAGGGTTCTGATCACTTCGCAttgatgacccgcttgcttCCCCATAAGCTTGCTTCGCCTGCGTATGCATTTCGTACACTGCTTCgatctgtataagatgagggtcatgtcagtaatacataGGTTTAACTAATGAAAGTCGTTAGAAGTACCGCATCACTTACAACAACATGGAGAAGACGAgcatgatcctcggggaagggtctaggGGGCTGGCTCTATAAGTCCGTTGAGGTACGTGGAACGCGAGCGCGAacggtaccacgaaaggtactcccagtacgtgtCGTCGTCGTATTGTCCAACAGGAACGATGATATCCACCATGACTAACTCCGTCCACCTATTTATGTGCTTGGCATTAATGGATGACCAGTCCTTCATGCCTGCGGTCCCCTGTGCGCACCTCCTGTATATAGgataaatagttataatttcttaacatggatcacTTAAGGTAATAATGGtacgtacaataacacacttacttgTGCGCCCATCCAGCGTCTCATGGGGGAGGTACTGAAACCAACTCTCGGTACTCGAACTGTCTCTGTATATGCTTAGGAGAATAAATTTTcacgttgttcatgtacaacaagaagcatctggtcatccataagtgtGAGTCACGCAAACAAGAAGATGCAATGAGGCCTTCAGTCGCAATTTCGATCACTCATGCCATACGCTATGGATCCCACTCTACGATATTGGCGCTGAGGACGTCTAGATCACTGATTACCCGGttgtagttaccatggtcttgctgttgactccatctcagcctggcatgaatccactgataccccatcgtaggtctgatgtcatctgcaatgccatcagagatgAGGAcaggatagtagctcttgctcacccaAGGTCAATAaatcgggaggtactcccagcttCATAGCTGTAACCGGTGTAGACAACCTGAAAcagatcccttcttctttgaccGCAGGGTTGCagcacacaatcctctgtatcGGAACcatcggcttcatcatccatgcatcctgcatctacctcagaagggcccactctagctccctctgtaccggaactgccctccctGACATGCTCTCCCTCTTCTTCATACATCACATGCTGGTCTAAACCTTCCACgttagtcactgcatcaccttgcaccagttttgacactatgtttatgtacaccCCTATTttaaagttctcctctaatatCTTGTATGAGTACAAAGCACATGTGTTGGCTACCCTTCAGCTCCAAAGTTTGGCACGCCCGCAGAAATTTAGCAGCGTCCAGCTACAGTATACACAAAAGCGTTGTCCAGCCGTGAGCGAGTTTTTTGCTCGCCCTGATTTTGGCTGCCCGCGAGAGCACATGCTGCTGAGGTGGCACTAGACTATTGGATGCACGTAGTTCAAGATCTTTGAATTAACAAGCTTTAAGTGATTTAtttacaaatttttatttaatttacgATCCATTTGCCTCTTAGTATTCCTCGTGATTAGATCTACAAAATAAGATCTCATTTGACCACAGTTTAGAgcaaaataatttagataataAGTAGGCATCACATGTGGTACTTATAGTTTAAACAAAATTTTGCATGATTGCAACCGAAACaccatttttcttttgattttttggtcATGCCCACGATTGGTATGCGGTTGCAATTCAAACATCATTCCGTTGACCATGTTTTGGCATCGCTCGCGTTTTGGCATtatcaaattttggtaagatTGACATGTGCGACAAGCCATAAGTCTAGTGCACGTGGAGGTGCGCAATAGGATGCGCGCGACCATACTACACCTGGGACCTGATGCCAAAACCAAATCCATCATCGACTGGGAGTTCCTAATCACAAAAAGGACAACAAATTGCTACCATGTCATTCTCATACCGAGGCAACAGATATAGTTTTCCGCATGCATTTGATATTGGAGTTGTTACTGACTTTTAGTTAAACTTGATATTGAAGTAGTAAGTTGCTACCCCTATCTTCAAATATGTTGGTATACCCAACTGTCACTGAAACTGCTACGCAACTTTTTACTGAGGTTGCTGTATAACTTTCACTAAAATGGTggaatcactactacagaactggtcaTAAGTGTCAgctcatcagtgtcagttcagctaaaaccggcactgatagagtatcagtgccgattcgtaCCAAAACCAGACATCCACGTGTCTGTTCAGTTAAAACCCAGCACTGATACTATGAGTGCCAATTTttaatactaaccggcactTATGCCATGTCCGGACCcaaaaatttatttcaattggGTTCCGGCTCATCGGTCTATTCTTCGTGTCCGCCGTTCGTCGGATCTCTCCATTCTTATCTCTTCACAACTCACGTCCGGCTCTCTCCccattctctctctcgctcttaCATCGACCTCCCCTCCGTAATTCGCCATCGAGAAGTGGCTCGAGATAAGCAATGTGAGCCGCAACCAAGCCAGCCTGCTCTTCTCCGGGAGGCCCGAGTCCCTGGCACTGTGCCCGCTCACGCCCTTTTTCACCGAGCTGGAGACGCGGCGTGTCGACGACAAGTGGAGCGGGCTGCTCGTCACACGCTCGACCGCGGCGGGTGGAGCTACGACCTCACGTTCTAGTACCTCGACTACAACAACGGCTACCGCTTCATCACCGGCTGGACGGTGTTCCTCCAAGTGAACAGCCTGGAGCTGGACGGCGAGGGCAGGTTCCCGCGCGGCAGCAGAGCACGATTTAGCTTTCAATCCCCTTGACTCCTTATAGATCTGAGCTATTGGAATATATTTAGTCTGTAAACTTTGTGGATTGAGATTCAGGAGATTTTGGATAATTTTTGATGGGGATCAAATGTATTTTTGTCTTGAGACTTTAGTTTTTGATGGGGAAACTTTGTGGattgagatgagtcgatttgagcaTGGCGGCGGCGACAGGAGCACAGCGGTAGTGGCGGCGACAGGCGCGGCAGCCGAgctagctcttttatttttttttggctcgggAACATTTTTTAGTGTCAGTTGGAGGCACAATCCGACACTGAAAAGAACTtccagtgccggttctagcccgGAACTGATAGTTTTTGACTATCAATaccgagtaaagagtgccggttgaaaaatcgATACTGAAATTGTTTTTTTATCAGCACTGATGTGTTGTTTTGTGGTAGTGAAATTAGCACCAGAGGAAGAAATTATGAGTATTTGAAGTAACTATTATAAATTAATATAGCAAGGTAAGCCATCTCTCTGGTATGTAAGAAGACGTTGTCTGAAAGCGACATGTGCTTGTCTTCTACTAAAATTTTTTCTTAATGACATGGTTGTTTTCATGCGGATCAAACATCGTGCAATAGCTATCTATACGTACCGTACCCGGCACACTGCTGCACGCGGGCTGCACGCGGCTGTACTCGCGGGTTCTGCTCTGCCCTCCACGTACAAGGTGGGTTACTGTGACAGGACGCCTACGTTCCAAACTTGTAGAAAAGATTCCTCTCCCATTTCCTCTTCACCCATCTCTTCTAGGATATCATCGCTTTGACACCTCTGTGTCCCTGTACAGAACGACTATGTGCATGTAGTCCTTTTTCGACTTAACTGCGAAGTCCTATCACGCGGATAGTTTCCGCGGTTGCTACAGACTTCACTGCTTTGTAACATGTTTCAAGTCTTCTTGCGCGTCTAATTGTCTTATATATGCTCACAGCCGGTAGAATTGTTTCATGGTGTTGTGTTGATTCCTGGTGCTACAACTAGCTCCAACTCCTCCAGGTTGTGATTTCCTCTACGCTCGCACTACAAGATTGAAtgattgaatatatatatatgcacatgtactaatatatatatcaatttctctTACTTTCCGGGCATGCAGGATAATCGATCTACATATTGTTTTGATCGATCCTAATGGcagagatggtgagttccgcagtggtccaGGAGGCAGTTAGCCAAGTCCTATCTAGCATAAGGGACAAGTACGAGGGGAAGTCAAATGCAAAGGAGCACATGGAGAGGATGGAGATGGCGCACATCAAGCTGGAGGCCGCCCTCGAGACATCCGACAAGTGGAACGTCACAAGCGCGCCATTGCTGCGTTGGCGGAGCAAGCTCAAGCGCGCTGCGCAGGAGTGCGACGACACACTGCGGAGGTGCAAGCAGCGCTCTCAGGGAGAAGCGGAAGGGACGGAGCACGGGGTAAGGAGCTCCACCTTTCCTAAACGGATTGCTCACACTGCCAAGTCGTTCGTTTCCTCCATCTTTAATCGCGGCGACGACGAGCTGAGCGGATCCACCGTTCGGCGATTCGAGTGGTTCGCAGACGGTGCTAGCGAGTTTTTGAGATATGTGGagcttggtggcacaccacgcCAATACATGTTCTTCGACCCTCTTGTGCGCCATCTTCTCGCAGGCAAAGAAACAGAGTATAGCTTTGTTCGCGGGGACCAACACCTCTCGTTTTTGCTCGGGCCCTTCAGTCCTCCCGAGCATGGGATAGAGGGTAGGCTGAAATTTTCCTTCGAAGATGGTAATGCGCCAGAGAATAATTTCCATGTGATATATACTTGGAACCAGTTACCGAAGTGGTTTTGCTGGGCCACGTCCCACTGTCACCTGGGTACAACAAACAGAGGGCGGTCGTCGACGGCGAAACATGCCCGGTGAGAGATGTTCCATACCTGAAACTGGGAGGAGTCTTCTCGTCCCATGCTTCTGCTGAAGATTTGTTGCCTGCAGTTGGGGGTTCAGCGACAGAGATGCTCAACGGGGAGGCCGCGCAACGTGGCTTGTATGCAAACATTTCCTTTGAACAGCTGGGCGAGATCATGCTACCCAAGGCGGTAGATTGCCTTTGCCGGAATGCGGGAGCGACCTCGTATCAGATGCTGTGGAAATCCAAGCACGGCGGCGCATACCTTCGGGTCCAGAAGACCGCATGCCGAGCAACCAGTCGGAAAGGTAGGGGACGAAACCGTGGGCCATGGGAGTGCGCCGAGGAGTCGCTGAGTTCCTCGGCTCGTGGGTTGCGCACGCGCCTGCCCAGCTGCAGAGCTCAATCGCAGACTGGCTAAAAGAAGATTCAGTAATGCAGTTAGCACTTGATTAGAAGTAGTTAGTCTATCAACCTGTACACCTACACGGGCTAGCCATTTCAGCAGACCGTGTGTATTAAAAGAGTTTGTCTAGTTGTTTGTTTGTGACAGATTTTTGTTTCAAAATCTGTCATTTTTTTCCAATTATATAGCGTCACATGGAGAATTCGCATGATTTTGTGAACCAAATATATCAGATTTCTCTAGATCGGATTCAATAATCTTAACAGATCGGCCcataaattataaaacaaatTCACAAACTAATATACAGATAGGGCTCACACAACACAGATAGATAAAACTATCCTATATACAGAAAGAACCACACAAAAATGCCCGCATAAACATAGCAAACGAGTATAAAAAACGCCCAtagcaaaaaatgaaaaaaaacccaaaaaaataatctcaagatcaagtgtaaTTTGATTATGTTTGATTTATCCCATAATTTCTGATTCTTGCAGTCAGaatatggacaatatattttctttattttcatagtcaaagcgtccttctcgacggcttcaataaaagcagagagtcctttgatgtatatttcttcatGTCTTGGCACATCGTatatccatgctctgtccatctttaacttcaaccataaaattagatacataaattaattaatttgaaaataagaataaaaaagatttttttagaaaaagaaaaatgggcatattatgattataatatgtctgcacaattgaatctacattggcgcaaatttgtggctcaaaataatgtgaatttattattctctctccctctccctctccctagagatctagatctagagagaaaaaaatccccattcatgataaaaacctcctaaagttaaaaaaaacttcaaattctagctacattttttaaatataatgctagaatcatatgaatctatacaattaaatcaatattggtaataaattttagctaatttgatgatctaaatggcaagaatcataagcatctctagatcacaaataaaccctaattaagccttaaatctaaatctaaacttaaaaaaaatactagttagggatgagatatccttaccttagatggctcctccaaagaattcaaaaataaaacccTCCCCCTTTACTTTCCAAATCCACCGCCATCTTAagctctactgttcgaacagtagagctctcTGTCTGAACGAAGCTACCCGATTGGATGCACTATTTATAGAGCTATTTTCACAtgcagttccttatgtgaaattGCCTGTGAAAATGAAGTTATTTTCACATGTGATTCACATAAGAAGCCGTCtgagaaaattattttttacaagCGGTCTACAACTGCACGGGGCCGCAGCCACTTACTCAGACGGTTTGTCCTATGAACCGTATGTAGAAATGAAACCTAGGtgtctaaaaaatagttttttagtagtgtacatcgatctcccctccccttctccttctccctcccaccgtcggcctcctcccctccccatgACCTTCTCCCTCCCATGGCGCCGTAATTCGCCATCGAGAAGCGGCTCGAGATAAGCGATGTGAGCCGCAACTAGACCAGCCTGCTCTTCTTCAGGAGATACGAGTATCAATACCGAGTAAAAAGTGACGGTTGAAAAATTGATactgaaattattttttaaccGCCACTGATATACTGTTTTGTAAAGTAAAACTGACACCCAAATAAGAAATTATGAGTATTTAAAGTAACTACTATAAATTAATATAGCAAGGTAAATCATCTCTCTGGTATGTAAGAGGACGTTGTCTGAAAGTGACATGTGCTTGTCTTCTACTAGAAACTTTTCTTAATCACATGTTGTTTCCATGCGGATCAAACATCGTGCAATAGCTATCTATACGTACCGTACACGGCACACTGCTGCACGCGGCTGGCCTCGCCTTCAATCGCGGCTTCTGCTCTGCCCTCCACGTACAAGGTGGGTTACTGTGACAGGACGCCTACGTTCCAAACTTGTAGAAAAGATTCCTCTCCCGTTTCCTCTTCACTCATCTCTTCTAGGATATCATCGCTTTGACACCTCCGTGTCCCTGTACAGAACGACTATGTGCATGCAGTCCTTTTTCGACTTAACTGCGAAGTCCTATCACACGGATAGTTTCCGCGGTTGCTATAGACTTCACTGCTTTGTCACATGTTCCAAAGTCCTCTTACGTGTCTAATTGTCGATCACCCTCTGTTTCTGAGTGTCCCTCTCACAAAGTCTTATATATGGTCACAGCCGGTAGAATTGTTTCACAAACTCTTTCTTGTATGGTGttgtgttgattcaaagttTTTCACTAAACAACGTATAAtttgtaggagatagcaagagtgagcacatagagtacttagtaagtgtgaaaaaataatgacatgtAGTCTTTTACCAAAAATAGGCTAACGCATAGtgtatttgcataaatgcgagtaagaaaaacacatttgaactcaaaagcaatAAACATttattaagtaaatgtaacCTAAATAGTTTATcacccagcatacaagactCCCCACCTTACATACCATaatcgtctagtactccctgtactattatcaataaccacaaccaactaatcatatgaggatccaagtctctcataaccgcaAGCACGGCTGTTAtgatagttttacactctgcagaggttgtccagctttccccacgagtcagtgaattccatgttgccgtgttcgtgaaacacttaacacacgccagtggtgtgccgccaagaatcactgaatgacatttgtcactaaccagagactaatcaagtatgtgtctgcccactaggtctcaccgtcaggctttacgcaagctaaactcctacccagaagcccatttttgtgctaacacaacacatactggatagactctaattagtatgtcccgtcttacccatatcagtctcgtggttggtacgttacttcttgggttgtcgctccacgaaccgatccttacttaggttacttcagcaaacactaaaccaacatcataaccatgataaccatcaaaaccactttgctcaaggcctaaggttccatgttgctagaccattaacacagtaacgaccattgttgcatatattcattagtcaagattatgacacttctcaacatcccaaaaacatggctaagcaatctacccataaaagacacctaaccataaaccatctaggttctaagggatgctaaggaaaaatctaggaaaaaccctaacataggtgactacccatcatattgacactgcatgcaattttgtaaaataaaatatttaaaaacataggttcaagatgatcaaggacacttgccttctcctcgctgatgctcagtgtattcttccTCCtgatcttgatgttcctcaaattgattcggggcgttgtcgactaatcgcacaataaccggcaaacacacaaacaagatacactaataATAGagtacaaaacaaaaacaacaagataaaacctatctagaaagaaagaacactgaaagacgaatctaacggcgcaagaatcgcttaaaacagagctacgacgaaaaagatatgctaaaagtAAGTTTATTTTActtaagaaaaggacttaattgtaattaacagaaagttttagggactttttaaaaatagaaggacctatATGCAATTTTTTATAAGTTTAGgaacctaagtgtaaaaagatagggctcctTTGTAactatagaaaagtttaggggcaaGACTGCAAAGTTACAATAAAAGGAATTatctggaattatttttagattgaaaaatcTCTTTTAATACGTGGCTGCTAACTGGCTTGATATATAGGCAAGAAGATTGaagtggcagctgaggtggcacgGTGACGTGGCAAAGGCGG is part of the Phragmites australis chromosome 12, lpPhrAust1.1, whole genome shotgun sequence genome and harbors:
- the LOC133887544 gene encoding uncharacterized protein LOC133887544 → MAEMVSSAVVQEAVSQVLSSIRDKYEGKSNAKEHMERMEMAHIKLEAALETSDKWNVTSAPLLRWRSKLKRAAQECDDTLRRCKQRSQGEAEGTEHGVRSSTFPKRIAHTAKSFVSSIFNRGDDELSGSTVRRFEWFADGASEFLRYVELGGTPRQYMFFDPLVRHLLAGKETEYSFVRGDQHLSFLLGPFSPPEHGIEGRLKFSFEDGNAPENNFHVIYTWNQLPKWFCWATSHCHLGTTNRGRSSTAKHARWGFSDRDAQRGGRATWLVCKHFL